CAAATCGACGATTGTTTTTTAACTCACTTAAGGAAAGTTTTGTGCTTAAAAAAGAAACTTCCTCATGCATATCCAGAAACAAGAGATTATGTTGAAATAAATCTTCCGGTCTTTCCGGCTTCGGATGAGTTCGCAAATAGGAAGGAGCTGCCGCGATTGCAATCTCATTTGTGAATAGTCTTTTCGCACTCAAAGATGCAGCGGGATTTTTTCCAATCCGGATCGCAATGTCTATATTCTCTTCCACCAAATCCAAAAGACTGTCCGTAACAATCAATTGAATCGTAATTTTCGGATAAAGATCCTGGAAACGTCCCAGAGTTTCCGCAACAAAACGGTTTGCAAGAGCAGCCGCGCAAGTAATCCGAAGATTTCCTTCCATCTCTTCCGATCCGGCGAAACTTGCTTCCAAATCCTTCACAGAATCCAATACGGTTTGCACGTTTCTGTAAATGGAATTTCCTTCGTCCGTCGGCATTACGATCCGAGTGCTTCTTCGGAAAAGCTGGGTTTTCCATTCCAATTCCAAAGAGGCAATTCGTTTGGCTACAGCCGCTTTAGTTACGCCTAATCTTTCCGCTGCCTTGGTAAAGCTTCTCTCTTCAAAAACATAAGAAAAAGCAAATAGGTCTTCTATATCTCTGATTTTCATAAGGTTTCATTTTATATTGTATACTATTAATATACAATATGTCAACTAAACACATGATAGTATATTTTAAATTTACAAAATTGAACCCATTGCTCATAGGGTAAAATATGAACATACAAGAAATCAACGGATTACAAATCGCAAGTCTCTTGATGAGACTTGCCATAGGGGCAAATCTTCTGGCACATGGACTCGTCCGGGTGGGGAGCAAATACGAAAGTTTTCAAATTTGGATTAACAATTTGTTCGCTTCGAGTATTTTACCCGGAGTAATCGTAAAACCTATGGGTTACCTGATCCCTCCCTTGGAACTTGCATTAGGTGTTACTTTACTGCTGGGATTTCAAATCAAGTGGAGTTTAACGATTGCAAGTTTACTTATGTGCAGTTTGATTTTCGGAATGTGCCTTCTGGAAAAATGGGAGATCGTAGGAATACAAATGATTTATATGATTTGTTATTTTCTATTATTAACCAATCTTTCC
The nucleotide sequence above comes from Leptospira kobayashii. Encoded proteins:
- a CDS encoding LysR family transcriptional regulator, which encodes MKIRDIEDLFAFSYVFEERSFTKAAERLGVTKAAVAKRIASLELEWKTQLFRRSTRIVMPTDEGNSIYRNVQTVLDSVKDLEASFAGSEEMEGNLRITCAAALANRFVAETLGRFQDLYPKITIQLIVTDSLLDLVEENIDIAIRIGKNPAASLSAKRLFTNEIAIAAAPSYLRTHPKPERPEDLFQHNLLFLDMHEEVSFLSTKLSLSELKNNRRFVCNDAASLIKQGLSGKALLIRSIWDFQEYIHRGELVQILANHPLENFGDVWLLTPISRVPSRKVKGLVQFFEEETKKIFNQ
- a CDS encoding MauE/DoxX family redox-associated membrane protein → MNIQEINGLQIASLLMRLAIGANLLAHGLVRVGSKYESFQIWINNLFASSILPGVIVKPMGYLIPPLELALGVTLLLGFQIKWSLTIASLLMCSLIFGMCLLEKWEIVGIQMIYMICYFLLLTNLSHQIFSLDNLFGGNK